The Urbifossiella limnaea genome has a window encoding:
- a CDS encoding CRTAC1 family protein, whose product MRRRPVVLAVAAVALAAGAYLAFRPPAPPDAGPPRVRFTDATAAAGLRFSHTNGATPRKFLPETMGGGVVVLDYDNDGRPDLFFPNGRPWPGEPGPLPTQALYRNQGDGTFADVTAAVGLNVTLYGMGAAAADVDGDGFTDLFVAGVGASRLFRNDGGTRFIDITSAAGVAGGAELPTPFDTHAGPVPFPASAAFLDYDGDGRPDLFVCRYLTWSPAADLGVKAELPGGGRAYVPPTQFPAADNVLYRNLGGGRFADVSEAAGVHVRDAGRPVGKALGVAVCDADRDGKPDLVVACDTTRNLYFRNAGGRFEEAAMPAGLATADGRPRGGMGVDAAYLDAERLAVVVANFTNEPDTLFVAGAPGRFGDQAQRLGLAGPSRPPMKFGALFLDFDLDGRPDLLTCNGHLEPDIAAARPGETHPQAAQLYWNSGTDFVPVGADRAGPDLFRPLVGRGCAALDYDGDGDLDVVLVANGGPARLLRNEGSGNRSLRLDVPAGSEVTVGDRRFYATPARGYLSQSEAVLTVGLGARDAERVTVRWPGGAAETFAELTPGGVWRLRPGAAAERGR is encoded by the coding sequence ATGCGCCGCCGCCCCGTCGTCCTCGCCGTCGCCGCCGTCGCGCTCGCCGCCGGCGCCTACCTCGCGTTCCGCCCCCCCGCCCCGCCCGACGCCGGCCCGCCGCGCGTCCGCTTCACCGACGCCACCGCCGCGGCCGGCCTCCGCTTCTCGCACACGAACGGCGCCACGCCGCGCAAGTTCCTCCCCGAAACGATGGGCGGCGGCGTCGTCGTCCTCGACTACGACAACGACGGCCGGCCCGACCTGTTCTTCCCCAACGGCCGCCCGTGGCCCGGCGAGCCCGGCCCACTCCCCACCCAGGCGCTCTACCGCAACCAGGGCGACGGCACCTTCGCCGACGTGACCGCCGCCGTCGGCCTGAACGTCACGCTCTACGGCATGGGCGCCGCCGCCGCGGACGTGGACGGCGACGGCTTCACCGACCTGTTCGTCGCCGGCGTCGGCGCCAGCCGGCTGTTCCGGAACGACGGCGGCACGCGCTTCATCGATATCACCTCCGCCGCGGGCGTCGCCGGCGGCGCGGAGCTGCCGACGCCGTTCGACACGCACGCGGGGCCGGTTCCGTTCCCCGCGTCGGCGGCGTTCCTCGACTACGACGGCGACGGCCGGCCCGACCTGTTCGTGTGCCGCTACCTGACGTGGAGCCCGGCCGCGGACCTCGGCGTGAAGGCCGAACTGCCCGGCGGCGGCCGCGCCTACGTGCCGCCGACGCAGTTCCCCGCCGCGGACAACGTGCTGTACCGCAACCTCGGCGGCGGCCGCTTCGCGGACGTGTCCGAGGCCGCCGGCGTCCACGTCCGCGACGCCGGCCGGCCCGTCGGCAAGGCGCTTGGCGTCGCCGTCTGCGACGCGGACCGCGACGGCAAGCCCGACCTGGTGGTGGCGTGCGACACGACGCGGAACCTGTACTTCCGCAACGCCGGCGGGCGGTTCGAAGAAGCCGCGATGCCGGCGGGCCTGGCCACCGCCGACGGCCGGCCGCGCGGCGGCATGGGCGTGGACGCGGCGTACCTGGACGCGGAGCGGCTGGCGGTCGTGGTCGCCAACTTCACGAACGAGCCGGACACGCTGTTCGTGGCCGGCGCGCCGGGGCGGTTCGGCGACCAGGCCCAGCGGCTCGGGCTCGCGGGGCCGAGCCGGCCGCCGATGAAGTTCGGCGCGCTGTTCCTCGACTTCGACCTCGACGGCCGGCCCGACCTGCTGACGTGCAACGGCCACCTCGAGCCCGACATCGCCGCCGCGCGGCCCGGCGAGACGCACCCGCAGGCGGCGCAGCTGTACTGGAACAGCGGCACCGACTTCGTGCCGGTCGGCGCCGACCGCGCCGGGCCGGACCTGTTCCGCCCGCTCGTCGGCCGCGGCTGCGCCGCGCTGGACTACGACGGCGACGGGGATCTGGACGTGGTGCTGGTGGCGAACGGCGGCCCGGCCCGGCTGCTGCGGAATGAGGGGAGCGGTAATCGCTCGTTGCGGCTCGACGTGCCGGCCGGCAGCGAGGTGACGGTGGGCGACCGCCGCTTCTACGCCACGCCGGCGCGCGGCTATCTGAGTCAGTCGGAGGCCGTGCTGACGGTGGGGCTGGGGGCGCGCGACGCGGAGCGGGTGACGGTGCGGTGGCCCGGCGGCGCGGCGGAGACGTTCGCGGAGCTGACGCCGGGCGGCGTGTGGCGGCTGCGGCCGGGGGCGGCGGCGGAACGGGGGCGGTGA
- a CDS encoding carboxymuconolactone decarboxylase family protein, which yields MNALALAALLVSQPAPSPEPKPVPATRAEVKAAMEGHKTARPRIPFPPGEGDGPFAKVNNGRFRAYYLPAEFRDFGLGGRGGTPDEAATLDNTFKTRLFWVVSRVNNCYYCLGHQEYKLSAAGLTDDEIAALDGDWDALAPNLRAAVRFTRKLTVAPHTITDADVTELRQHFSATQCSEIVLAVAGFNAMNRWTDGLNIPGEAGGDFFAKEGKKTASFTTPASPKYAGFVSQVAALPEKCVKASAPAWPARPKLEDRAAVEAAWAAARTPRLPVAADSKALGYDGAAPNWAKLLAVFPNGTKGRAAGLKAGMEAGKLSPRLKAAVAWAAAREDRAWYALAVARDRLRAAGLTDDQIFGLDADAAALPERERRALAFARKLSAAPATVTDSDVEALRKEFTDFEVAELVHHVCNAAFFDRATEVARLPYDR from the coding sequence ATGAACGCACTCGCGCTCGCCGCGCTGCTCGTCTCGCAACCCGCGCCGTCGCCGGAGCCGAAGCCGGTGCCGGCCACCCGCGCCGAAGTGAAGGCCGCGATGGAAGGGCACAAGACCGCCCGCCCGCGCATCCCGTTCCCGCCGGGCGAGGGCGACGGCCCGTTCGCCAAGGTGAACAACGGCCGGTTCCGCGCGTACTACCTGCCGGCCGAGTTCCGCGACTTCGGCCTCGGCGGCCGCGGCGGCACCCCGGACGAGGCCGCCACCCTCGACAACACGTTCAAGACGCGGCTGTTCTGGGTCGTGTCCCGCGTCAACAACTGCTACTACTGCCTCGGCCACCAGGAGTACAAGCTCTCCGCCGCCGGCCTCACCGACGACGAGATCGCCGCCCTCGACGGCGACTGGGACGCGCTGGCGCCGAACCTCCGCGCCGCGGTGCGGTTCACGCGCAAGCTCACCGTCGCGCCGCACACCATCACCGACGCCGACGTGACGGAGTTGCGGCAGCACTTCAGCGCCACCCAGTGCAGCGAGATCGTGCTGGCGGTGGCCGGGTTCAACGCCATGAACCGCTGGACGGACGGGCTGAACATCCCCGGCGAGGCCGGCGGCGACTTCTTCGCCAAGGAGGGGAAGAAGACGGCGTCGTTCACCACGCCGGCGTCGCCGAAGTACGCGGGGTTCGTGTCGCAGGTGGCGGCGCTGCCGGAGAAGTGCGTGAAGGCCAGCGCCCCGGCGTGGCCGGCCCGGCCGAAGCTGGAGGACCGCGCCGCCGTGGAAGCCGCGTGGGCCGCGGCACGCACGCCGCGCCTGCCAGTCGCCGCGGACTCCAAGGCGCTCGGGTACGACGGTGCGGCGCCGAACTGGGCGAAGCTGCTGGCGGTGTTCCCGAACGGGACGAAGGGCCGCGCCGCGGGGCTGAAGGCCGGGATGGAGGCCGGGAAGCTTTCGCCGCGGCTGAAGGCGGCGGTGGCGTGGGCCGCGGCCCGCGAGGACCGCGCGTGGTACGCCCTGGCCGTGGCCCGCGACCGGCTCCGCGCCGCCGGCCTCACCGACGACCAGATTTTCGGGCTCGACGCCGACGCCGCGGCGCTGCCGGAGCGGGAGCGGCGGGCGCTGGCGTTCGCGCGGAAGCTGAGCGCCGCGCCGGCGACCGTGACCGACTCCGACGTGGAGGCGCTGCGGAAGGAGTTCACCGACTTCGAGGTCGCGGAGCTGGTGCACCACGTCTGCAACGCGGCGTTCTTCGACCGCGCCACCGAGGTGGCGCGGCTGCCTTACGACCGGTAA
- a CDS encoding DUF1559 domain-containing protein — translation MSLRRSAFTLIELLVVIAIIAILIGLLLPAVQKVREAAARMSCQNNLKQIGLASHAYHDTYSALPQGRSPSNARSFSALAQVLPFIEQENARKLIDFGVPWNHANNAAAASTRIKTFVCPSDDIGAVPPTLAPNSYRANEGTIVAMWQGASDASGVNAALPPNNGPFFCNQPYRFADITDGTSNTAAFSEHVSGDYSQTTGSVKKDTFQPGTYPATADEAVTMCNAVDPNDLSKQGYSNVGGPWLYGYHSTTAYWHVMPPNGRSCMFPPSRIATSANSNHTGGVNVVLCDGSVRFVRDALDIATWRALGTRNGGEVVGNY, via the coding sequence GTGTCTCTCCGTCGCAGTGCGTTCACGCTCATCGAGCTGCTGGTCGTCATCGCCATCATCGCCATCCTGATCGGGCTGCTCCTCCCGGCCGTGCAGAAGGTCCGCGAGGCGGCGGCCCGCATGAGCTGCCAGAACAACCTGAAGCAGATCGGGCTCGCCAGCCACGCCTACCACGACACGTACAGCGCGCTGCCGCAGGGCCGCTCGCCGTCGAACGCCAGGTCGTTCTCGGCGCTGGCCCAGGTGCTGCCGTTCATCGAGCAGGAGAACGCCCGCAAGCTGATCGACTTCGGCGTGCCGTGGAACCACGCCAACAACGCCGCCGCCGCCTCGACGCGGATCAAGACGTTCGTCTGCCCGTCGGACGACATCGGGGCGGTGCCGCCGACCCTGGCGCCGAACAGCTACCGGGCCAACGAGGGCACGATCGTGGCGATGTGGCAGGGGGCCAGCGACGCGAGCGGGGTGAACGCTGCGCTGCCGCCGAACAACGGGCCGTTCTTCTGCAACCAGCCGTACCGGTTCGCGGACATCACCGACGGCACGAGCAACACGGCGGCGTTCAGCGAGCACGTCAGCGGCGACTACAGCCAGACGACGGGGAGCGTGAAGAAGGACACGTTCCAGCCGGGCACGTACCCGGCGACGGCGGACGAGGCGGTGACCATGTGCAACGCGGTGGACCCGAACGACCTGTCGAAGCAGGGCTACTCGAACGTCGGCGGCCCGTGGCTGTACGGGTACCACTCGACGACGGCGTACTGGCACGTCATGCCGCCGAACGGCCGGTCGTGCATGTTCCCGCCGAGCCGCATCGCCACCAGCGCCAACAGCAACCACACCGGCGGCGTGAACGTCGTGCTGTGCGACGGCAGCGTGCGGTTCGTCCGCGACGCGCTGGACATCGCCACCTGGCGGGCGCTGGGCACCCGCAACGGCGGCGAGGTCGTCGGCAACTACTGA
- a CDS encoding DUF2892 domain-containing protein produces MLPSTSQRVPDQTAAHVNEAIRQRTRGSVERAAAGGVPAIDRRLAELDAEWDVERTLEANAATAAATGAALALLVDRRFAVLPLVVGGFLLQHALQGWCPPLPVFRRLGFRTPTEIDEERAALKALRGDYRGVGGRTPGEMAADALAAARG; encoded by the coding sequence ATGCTACCATCAACCAGCCAACGCGTTCCGGACCAGACCGCCGCCCATGTGAACGAGGCCATCCGGCAGCGGACGCGCGGGTCCGTCGAGCGGGCCGCCGCCGGCGGGGTGCCGGCGATCGACCGCCGGCTCGCCGAACTCGACGCCGAGTGGGACGTGGAGCGGACCCTGGAGGCGAACGCGGCGACCGCCGCGGCGACGGGGGCCGCGCTCGCCCTCCTGGTGGACCGCCGGTTCGCCGTCCTGCCGCTGGTGGTCGGGGGGTTCCTGCTCCAGCACGCGCTCCAGGGGTGGTGCCCGCCGCTCCCCGTGTTCCGCCGCCTCGGGTTCCGCACGCCGACCGAGATCGACGAGGAGCGGGCGGCGCTGAAGGCGTTGCGCGGCGACTACCGCGGGGTCGGCGGGCGGACGCCGGGGGAGATGGCCGCCGACGCCCTGGCCGCCGCCCGCGGGTGA